A genome region from Rhodanobacter thiooxydans includes the following:
- a CDS encoding SCP2 sterol-binding domain-containing protein produces the protein MSALELLHKLPLAINLQSTAGVDRTIQFNISQPAYVVIRNGACEVMEGSAENADLSLKMSDGDLVSLLTGKLDGMAAMMTGKLKLQGDMALAAQLGRYFDASKLQ, from the coding sequence ATGAGCGCACTCGAATTGCTGCACAAGCTGCCCCTCGCGATCAATCTGCAGAGCACCGCCGGTGTCGATCGCACCATCCAGTTCAACATCAGCCAGCCGGCCTACGTGGTGATCCGCAACGGCGCGTGCGAAGTGATGGAAGGGAGCGCCGAAAACGCCGACCTCTCGTTGAAGATGTCCGACGGCGACCTGGTCAGCCTGTTGACCGGCAAGCTTGACGGCATGGCAGCGATGATGACCGGCAAGCTGAAGCTGCAAGGCGACATGGCCTTGGCGGCACAGCTGGGCCGTTATTTCGACGCCAGCAAATTGCAGTGA
- a CDS encoding CaiB/BaiF CoA transferase family protein, whose amino-acid sequence MSADRDPMSGLLAGLRVVDLSRNLPGPFCTRMLADLGATVIKVEPPEGDPTRPLGPLFEALNHDKESRRLDFRQPTDLDQLREWLAEAEVMVDSFRPGLLSSMGLDFDRLKTINPQLVMVSITGYGQHGNWSQCAGHDLNFMAMSGALDQMRAPTGELALSNVQWGDMAGGGSMACIAILAAVFDAQRRGHGRHIDISMTHGVHAHLILPRATSSLFAPMLGRAPGAGEDLLNGGLPCYNLYATVDGRQLAVAALEFKFWKAACAVFGRPDWVERHWQRGQMPGTKQNHALREEVAMLVITQPLAYWAERFETADACVTPVLTMAEAQAHPLFADGFRAQAWAAV is encoded by the coding sequence GTGAGCGCCGATCGCGACCCAATGTCCGGTCTCCTCGCGGGGCTGCGCGTGGTCGATTTGTCGCGCAACCTGCCGGGGCCGTTCTGCACGCGGATGCTGGCCGATCTCGGCGCCACGGTCATCAAGGTCGAACCGCCGGAAGGCGACCCGACCCGTCCACTCGGGCCGTTGTTCGAGGCGCTGAACCACGACAAGGAAAGCCGCCGCCTTGATTTCCGCCAACCGACCGATCTCGACCAGTTGCGCGAGTGGCTGGCGGAGGCCGAGGTCATGGTCGACAGCTTCCGTCCGGGCCTCCTGTCGTCGATGGGCCTGGACTTCGACCGGCTCAAGACGATCAATCCGCAGCTGGTGATGGTGTCGATCACCGGCTACGGCCAGCACGGCAACTGGTCGCAGTGCGCCGGGCACGACCTGAACTTCATGGCCATGTCGGGCGCGCTTGACCAGATGCGCGCACCGACCGGGGAGCTGGCCTTGTCCAACGTGCAGTGGGGCGACATGGCCGGTGGCGGCTCGATGGCCTGCATCGCGATTCTCGCGGCAGTGTTCGATGCGCAACGTCGCGGTCATGGTCGGCACATCGATATCAGCATGACCCACGGCGTTCACGCGCACCTGATACTGCCCAGGGCCACCTCGTCCTTGTTCGCCCCCATGCTGGGTCGCGCGCCCGGCGCGGGGGAGGATCTGCTCAACGGCGGATTGCCTTGTTACAACCTCTACGCCACCGTCGACGGCCGCCAGCTGGCGGTGGCGGCGCTCGAATTCAAATTCTGGAAAGCGGCATGCGCGGTGTTCGGGCGACCCGACTGGGTCGAGCGACATTGGCAGCGTGGACAGATGCCCGGCACCAAGCAGAACCATGCGTTGCGCGAGGAAGTCGCCATGCTGGTGATCACGCAGCCGCTGGCGTACTGGGCGGAACGTTTCGAAACCGCCGATGCCTGCGTCACGCCGGTGCTGACCATGGCCGAAGCCCAGGCCCATCCCCTGTTTGCCGACGGCTTCCGGGCGCAAGCCTGGGCCGCCGTCTGA
- a CDS encoding 3-hydroxyacyl-CoA dehydrogenase NAD-binding domain-containing protein gives MTANNPVTLEIDADGIGLVTFDQPGRAMNVLNPELVAPFAAIVERLEKEEAIKGLVLTSGKSTFIVGADIDQLTAISTAEEAFSLCEDLKALLRRIEKCGKPVVAALNGTALGGGLEVALACHARFALDEAALKLGLPEVKLGLLPGGGGTQRLPRMIGIQKSFELLTQGTELRAAEARGLGLVNDLATSREELLQKSRAWCVANPRAAQPWDKQGFRIPGGDSKHPGVVQLLAIAPSIANAKAHGNYPAIGHIMSCLFEGCLLDFDAACQVESRYFAACVVSQESRNMIGTLWHQLNAIKKGQSRPAGVAPCRVRKIGILGAGMMGAGIAYVSAKAGIEVILLDTTIENAEKGKSYSQGLLNKAILRGRSTPDKRDALLAKITPTTRYEDLQGCDLVIEAVFEDRAIKAACTQKAEAVIAADAVFASNTSTLPITGLAKASVRPKNFIGLHFFSPVDKMPLVEIIVGEQTSNETLARGFDYVLQIGKTPIVVNDSRGFYTSRVFATYVMEGLAMLGEGVHPRSIEAAGIKAGMPMPPLALQDEVSLGLSLHVADQTRKDLAAEGKPLPEHPGEPVLRMIGGTHQRLGRKTGKGLYDYDGRDKHLWPELTRLYPTAAEQPTQQELIDRLMFVQANEAARCFEENVVRSVADANIGSIFGWGFAPFHGGALQFISAMGAAGFVARSRELAERYGARFAPADIVVKQAAVGGRFEGAA, from the coding sequence ATGACCGCTAACAACCCTGTCACCCTCGAGATCGACGCCGACGGCATCGGCCTGGTCACCTTTGACCAGCCCGGCCGCGCGATGAACGTGCTCAACCCCGAGCTGGTCGCACCGTTCGCCGCCATCGTCGAGCGGCTGGAGAAAGAGGAGGCCATCAAGGGCCTCGTGCTCACTTCCGGCAAGTCGACCTTCATCGTCGGTGCCGACATCGATCAGCTCACCGCGATCAGCACAGCCGAGGAAGCCTTCAGCCTCTGCGAAGACTTGAAGGCGCTGCTGCGCCGGATCGAAAAGTGCGGCAAGCCGGTAGTCGCTGCGCTCAACGGCACCGCCTTGGGCGGCGGCCTTGAAGTGGCGCTGGCCTGCCATGCGCGTTTCGCGCTGGACGAGGCCGCGCTCAAGCTCGGCCTGCCCGAGGTCAAGCTGGGCCTGCTGCCCGGCGGCGGGGGCACCCAGCGGTTGCCGCGCATGATCGGCATCCAGAAGAGTTTTGAACTGCTTACTCAGGGCACCGAACTGCGCGCCGCCGAGGCCAGGGGCCTGGGTCTGGTCAACGACCTTGCCACCAGCCGCGAGGAACTGCTGCAGAAATCGCGTGCGTGGTGCGTGGCCAATCCGCGTGCCGCGCAGCCGTGGGACAAGCAGGGCTTCCGCATTCCGGGCGGCGACAGCAAGCACCCGGGCGTGGTGCAGTTGCTGGCGATTGCACCGTCCATAGCCAACGCCAAGGCGCACGGCAACTACCCCGCGATCGGCCACATCATGTCGTGCCTGTTCGAAGGTTGCCTGCTGGATTTCGATGCGGCCTGCCAGGTGGAGTCGCGCTACTTTGCTGCCTGCGTGGTATCGCAGGAATCGAGGAATATGATCGGCACGCTGTGGCACCAGCTCAACGCGATCAAGAAGGGCCAGTCGCGCCCGGCCGGCGTGGCGCCGTGCAGGGTGCGTAAAATCGGCATCCTCGGTGCGGGCATGATGGGGGCGGGCATCGCCTACGTTTCGGCCAAGGCCGGCATCGAGGTGATCCTGCTCGACACCACGATCGAGAACGCCGAGAAGGGCAAGTCGTATTCGCAAGGTCTGCTCAACAAGGCCATTTTGCGCGGCCGCAGCACGCCGGACAAGCGCGATGCGTTGTTGGCAAAGATCACGCCGACCACCCGTTACGAAGACCTGCAAGGCTGTGATCTGGTGATCGAGGCGGTGTTCGAGGATCGCGCCATCAAGGCGGCCTGCACGCAGAAAGCCGAGGCGGTAATCGCTGCCGATGCGGTGTTCGCATCCAATACCTCCACCCTGCCGATCACCGGCCTGGCCAAGGCCAGTGTGCGCCCGAAAAACTTCATCGGCCTGCATTTCTTCTCGCCGGTGGACAAGATGCCGCTGGTCGAGATCATCGTCGGCGAGCAAACCTCGAACGAAACACTGGCACGCGGTTTCGACTACGTGCTGCAGATCGGCAAGACCCCGATCGTGGTCAACGACAGCCGCGGCTTCTACACCTCGCGCGTGTTTGCCACCTACGTGATGGAAGGCTTGGCGATGCTGGGCGAAGGCGTGCATCCGCGCTCGATCGAGGCGGCCGGCATCAAGGCCGGCATGCCGATGCCGCCGCTGGCGCTGCAGGATGAAGTCTCGCTGGGCCTGTCGTTGCATGTCGCCGACCAGACCCGCAAGGATCTGGCCGCCGAAGGCAAACCGTTGCCCGAGCATCCGGGCGAGCCGGTGCTGCGCATGATCGGTGGCACGCACCAGCGCCTGGGCAGGAAAACCGGCAAGGGCCTGTACGACTACGACGGTCGGGACAAGCACCTGTGGCCGGAGCTGACCAGGCTGTATCCGACCGCAGCCGAACAGCCCACGCAGCAGGAACTGATCGACCGCCTGATGTTTGTGCAGGCCAACGAAGCCGCGCGCTGCTTCGAGGAGAACGTGGTGCGTTCGGTGGCCGACGCCAACATCGGCTCGATCTTCGGCTGGGGCTTCGCGCCGTTCCACGGTGGTGCACTGCAGTTCATCAGCGCGATGGGAGCGGCAGGATTCGTGGCACGTTCGCGTGAACTGGCCGAACGCTACGGCGCGCGCTTCGCACCCGCCGACATCGTGGTGAAGCAGGCCGCCGTTGGCGGGCGCTTCGAGGGCGCGGCGTGA
- a CDS encoding acetyl-CoA C-acetyltransferase, giving the protein MTEAYIYDAVRTPRGKGKKDGSLHQATPVWLLRTLLQELQRRNQLDTARVDDVVLGCVTPVGEQGADIARTAVLDAGWAQSVAGVTLSRYCGSGLEATNMAAAKIAAGMEDMVVAGGVESMSRWAMGSDGGAWFMDPRVNSALGFVPQGISADLIATLEGFSRQDLDAFAAESHRRAALAQGEGRFDKSIVAVKDLNGMLLLDRDETIRPGSSVESLAKLNPSFEQMGQMGFDATAMAKYTTVEKIHHVHHAGNSSGIVDGAALLLLGSKEAGIHAGLKPRARVRMAAVVGSEPTIMLTGPTAACRKALGKLGMTPADIDLWEINEAFATVPMKTARDLGVSLDRVNVNGGAIALGHPLGATGAAILGTALDELERRDQSIALASLCIGAGMGIATIIERI; this is encoded by the coding sequence ATGACCGAGGCCTATATCTACGACGCCGTGCGCACCCCACGCGGCAAAGGCAAGAAAGACGGCAGCCTGCATCAGGCCACGCCGGTGTGGCTGCTGCGCACGCTGTTGCAGGAACTGCAGCGGCGCAACCAGCTCGACACCGCGCGGGTCGACGACGTGGTGCTGGGTTGCGTCACGCCGGTCGGTGAACAGGGCGCGGATATCGCGCGCACCGCTGTGCTCGACGCAGGCTGGGCGCAGAGTGTGGCCGGGGTGACGCTGTCGCGTTACTGCGGCTCGGGCCTGGAGGCGACCAACATGGCCGCCGCCAAGATCGCCGCCGGCATGGAAGACATGGTGGTCGCCGGTGGCGTCGAATCGATGAGCCGCTGGGCAATGGGCAGCGACGGCGGCGCGTGGTTCATGGATCCGCGCGTCAACAGCGCGCTGGGCTTCGTGCCGCAGGGCATCAGCGCCGACCTGATCGCCACGCTCGAAGGTTTCAGTCGTCAGGACCTGGATGCCTTCGCCGCCGAATCGCATCGTCGCGCCGCGCTCGCGCAGGGCGAAGGGCGTTTCGATAAATCCATCGTCGCGGTGAAGGATCTCAACGGCATGCTGCTGCTGGACCGGGACGAGACGATCCGTCCGGGCAGTTCGGTCGAATCGCTAGCCAAGCTCAATCCCTCGTTCGAACAGATGGGCCAGATGGGTTTCGACGCCACCGCGATGGCGAAATACACCACGGTCGAGAAAATTCACCATGTTCACCATGCCGGCAATTCGTCGGGCATCGTCGACGGCGCGGCGCTGCTGTTGCTGGGCAGCAAGGAAGCCGGCATTCACGCCGGCCTGAAACCGCGCGCCCGTGTGCGCATGGCCGCGGTGGTCGGTTCAGAACCCACCATCATGCTGACGGGTCCGACCGCGGCCTGTCGCAAGGCGCTGGGCAAACTCGGCATGACGCCGGCCGACATCGATCTGTGGGAAATCAACGAGGCGTTCGCCACCGTGCCGATGAAAACCGCGCGCGATCTGGGTGTGTCGCTGGACCGGGTCAATGTCAATGGCGGCGCGATCGCGTTGGGCCATCCGCTGGGTGCGACCGGCGCGGCGATTCTCGGCACGGCGCTGGATGAACTTGAACGCCGCGACCAGAGCATCGCGCTGGCCAGCTTGTGCATCGGTGCCGGCATGGGCATCGCCACCATCATCGAACGCATCTGA
- a CDS encoding acyl-CoA dehydrogenase family protein: MAIQNFPAAWMTDEHRMLQESAIRFFKEQWVPKDAAWREAGMMDREAWEQAGANGFLCASVPEQYGGAGGDFGHEAALLYAQGEAGIGGFGGSVHSGIVAQYILHCGTEAQKQRWLPRMATGELIAAIAMTEPGTGSDLQGLRTLAVREGDHYRLSGSKTFISNGQLANLVVVACKTDKEQGAQGISLLVVETDDAQGFRRGRNLEKIGMESQDTSELFFDDVMVPADNLLGGEEGQGFFQMMQELPQERLIVSVGGIAAMELAMQVTVAYTKERTAFGKPIFAFQNTRFKLAECQALLLASRALVDAAMVAHLKGELGIDRAALTKYWVTDNQCKLVDECLQLFGGYGYMKEYPIARLWADSRVQRIYGGTNEIMKELASRFL, encoded by the coding sequence TTGGCCATACAGAACTTCCCCGCCGCCTGGATGACGGACGAGCACCGGATGCTGCAGGAGTCCGCCATCCGCTTCTTCAAGGAGCAGTGGGTGCCGAAGGATGCGGCCTGGCGCGAAGCCGGCATGATGGACCGTGAGGCGTGGGAGCAGGCGGGCGCGAACGGTTTCCTGTGCGCCTCGGTGCCGGAGCAGTACGGCGGCGCGGGCGGCGACTTTGGCCATGAGGCCGCGCTGCTGTATGCCCAGGGCGAGGCCGGGATCGGCGGCTTCGGCGGCTCGGTGCATTCGGGCATCGTCGCGCAATACATCCTGCACTGCGGCACCGAGGCACAGAAGCAGCGCTGGTTGCCGCGGATGGCCACCGGCGAGCTGATCGCCGCCATCGCCATGACCGAGCCGGGCACCGGTTCGGATTTGCAGGGCCTGCGCACGCTGGCGGTTCGCGAAGGTGATCACTATCGCCTCAGCGGCAGCAAGACCTTCATCAGCAACGGCCAGCTGGCCAACCTCGTCGTGGTCGCCTGCAAGACCGACAAGGAGCAGGGCGCGCAGGGTATTTCGCTGCTGGTGGTTGAAACCGACGATGCGCAGGGATTTCGACGCGGGCGCAACCTCGAAAAAATCGGCATGGAGTCGCAGGACACCTCCGAGCTGTTCTTCGATGACGTGATGGTGCCGGCGGACAACCTGCTGGGCGGCGAGGAAGGCCAGGGCTTCTTCCAGATGATGCAGGAGCTGCCGCAGGAACGGCTGATCGTGTCCGTCGGCGGCATCGCCGCGATGGAGCTCGCGATGCAGGTCACCGTGGCCTATACCAAGGAGCGCACGGCGTTCGGCAAGCCGATCTTCGCGTTCCAGAACACCCGCTTCAAGCTGGCCGAATGCCAGGCGCTGTTGCTGGCGTCGCGCGCACTGGTCGACGCGGCGATGGTGGCCCATCTCAAGGGCGAGCTGGGCATCGATCGCGCAGCACTGACCAAGTACTGGGTCACCGACAACCAGTGCAAGCTGGTCGACGAGTGCCTGCAGTTGTTTGGCGGCTACGGCTACATGAAGGAATACCCGATCGCACGCCTGTGGGCCGACTCGAGGGTACAGCGCATCTACGGCGGCACCAACGAAATCATGAAGGAACTGGCATCGCGTTTCCTTTGA
- a CDS encoding TetR/AcrR family transcriptional regulator, translating into MTTTPASPDSASTIIDRRDILRGMRADTLNRIEKAVLELFSTRDFHEVGLQEVARSANVSLQTIYKYFGSKEVLVYAMLDVMLVRLADRMIDHLQGIDDSRERLRKTCWVFMDYMDKHPAVMMLLVTAIPASRHRNIRIYESPELMGAFLGVLKDGQVRGVLNNRVSSKVLLDVFMGILGRVGLMHIVRADKQPITDQFDELFHILWRAMSAD; encoded by the coding sequence ATGACGACCACTCCAGCCAGTCCGGATTCCGCCTCCACCATCATCGACCGCCGTGACATTCTCCGCGGCATGCGCGCCGACACGCTCAACCGCATCGAGAAGGCGGTGCTGGAGCTGTTTTCCACGCGCGATTTCCATGAAGTCGGCCTGCAGGAAGTGGCCCGCTCGGCGAATGTGTCGCTGCAGACCATCTACAAATACTTCGGCAGCAAGGAGGTGCTGGTCTACGCGATGCTCGACGTCATGCTGGTGCGCCTGGCCGATCGCATGATCGACCACCTGCAAGGCATCGACGACTCGCGCGAACGCCTGCGCAAGACCTGCTGGGTATTCATGGATTACATGGACAAGCACCCGGCGGTGATGATGTTGCTGGTCACCGCCATCCCGGCCTCCCGCCACCGCAACATCCGCATCTACGAAAGCCCGGAGTTGATGGGCGCGTTTCTCGGCGTGCTGAAGGATGGCCAGGTACGCGGCGTGCTCAACAACCGCGTCTCCAGCAAGGTGCTGCTGGACGTGTTCATGGGCATCCTCGGCCGGGTCGGGCTGATGCACATCGTGCGTGCCGACAAGCAACCCATTACCGATCAGTTCGACGAGCTGTTCCACATCCTGTGGCGGGCGATGTCGGCGGATTGA
- the mutS gene encoding DNA mismatch repair protein MutS has product MIEKVKNKDHAAWIASHSPGMRQYLSAKAEHPDVLLFFRMGDFYELFYDDARKAARLLDITLTQRGQSGGAPIPMAGVPYHAAENYLARLVRLGESVAICEQMGDPALAKGIVERKVVRVVTPGTVTDAALLEERRDNLLLAIAAGTRGDYGLAWVDLSSGRFLLSEVPNAEALAAELARLQPAETLVGEDVAWPKLVSTLPGLRKRPPWHFDRDAATRELNRFFGTRDLGGFGVDKLPLAVAAAGCLLGYVEETQKSALPHLTGMAVESASETIALDAATRRNLELDTHPSGRTEHTLLGVLDETVTPMGARLLRRWLTRPLRSRDVLRRRHQAIGMLIDSRRHEPLREQLRGIGDLERILARVALRSARPRDLSTLRDGLIIASALFHEREDQKAAIHGRTLQESPLLATLLDRIGNHADTAALLARAIVEQPPALQRDGGVIADGYDAELDELRRLSTHADQYLIELEEREKAASGIPTLKVGYNRVHGYYIEITRAQSDKAPTHYTRRQTTKNAERYITEELKAFEDKVLSAKERSLMRERALYEALLDTLTERLEPLKAAAAAMAELDVLGTLAERAEALDWSAPELTDEPGIRIERGRHPVVEKVRDEPFEPNDLILDDHRRMLVITGPNMGGKSTYMRQNALIVLLAHIGSYVPASSATIGPIDRIFTRIGAGDDLSRGQSTFMVEMSETANILHNASADSLVLMDEVGRGTSTYDGLALARAAAVHLARHSRAYTLFATHYFELTELAGEFASIANVHLDAVEFHDQKRGEQLVFMHAVKEGPANRSFGLQVAALAGLPKSVIADAKRTLAELERGMHQHASAPAPAGEPSPQLGLFAPAQPSAAERLLEAIDPDALTPREALELLYRLKRPG; this is encoded by the coding sequence ATGATTGAGAAAGTTAAAAACAAGGACCACGCCGCGTGGATCGCCTCCCATTCTCCCGGCATGCGCCAGTACCTGTCGGCCAAGGCGGAGCACCCGGACGTGCTGCTGTTCTTCCGCATGGGCGATTTCTACGAGCTGTTCTACGACGACGCGCGCAAGGCGGCGCGGCTGCTCGACATCACCCTGACCCAGCGCGGGCAGTCCGGCGGCGCGCCGATCCCGATGGCTGGCGTGCCGTACCACGCGGCGGAAAACTACCTGGCGCGGCTGGTGCGCCTGGGCGAGTCGGTGGCAATCTGCGAGCAGATGGGCGATCCGGCACTGGCCAAGGGCATCGTCGAGCGCAAGGTAGTGCGCGTGGTCACGCCCGGCACGGTGACCGACGCCGCGCTGCTGGAGGAACGCCGCGACAACCTGCTGCTGGCGATCGCCGCAGGCACGCGCGGCGACTACGGGCTGGCTTGGGTCGATCTGTCCAGTGGTCGTTTCCTGCTCAGCGAAGTGCCGAACGCCGAGGCGCTGGCCGCCGAGCTGGCGCGGCTGCAGCCGGCCGAGACCCTGGTCGGCGAAGACGTGGCCTGGCCGAAACTGGTCAGTACGCTGCCCGGCCTGCGCAAGCGGCCGCCGTGGCACTTCGACCGCGACGCCGCCACGCGCGAACTGAACCGCTTCTTCGGCACCCGCGACCTCGGCGGCTTCGGCGTGGACAAGCTGCCGCTGGCGGTCGCCGCTGCCGGCTGCCTGCTCGGCTACGTGGAGGAAACCCAGAAAAGCGCGCTGCCACATCTCACCGGCATGGCGGTGGAAAGCGCCAGCGAAACGATCGCGCTGGACGCCGCCACTCGCCGCAACCTGGAACTGGACACGCATCCCAGCGGTCGCACCGAACACACCCTGCTGGGCGTGCTCGACGAGACGGTGACGCCGATGGGCGCGCGGCTGTTGCGCCGCTGGCTGACTCGCCCGCTGCGTTCGCGCGACGTGCTGCGCCGGCGCCACCAGGCAATCGGCATGCTGATCGACAGTCGTCGGCACGAACCCTTGCGCGAACAGCTCCGCGGCATCGGCGACCTCGAGCGCATCCTCGCCCGCGTCGCGCTGCGTTCGGCGCGGCCGCGCGACCTCTCGACGCTGCGCGACGGCCTCATCATCGCCAGTGCGCTCTTCCATGAGCGCGAAGATCAAAAAGCGGCCATCCATGGCCGCACTCTTCAGGAAAGCCCGCTTCTTGCAACCCTGCTCGACCGCATCGGCAACCATGCGGACACGGCCGCCCTGCTCGCCCGCGCCATCGTCGAGCAACCGCCAGCACTGCAGCGCGACGGCGGCGTGATCGCCGACGGCTACGACGCGGAACTCGACGAACTGCGCCGGCTGTCCACCCACGCCGACCAGTACCTGATCGAGCTGGAGGAACGCGAGAAGGCCGCCAGCGGCATCCCTACGCTCAAGGTCGGCTACAACCGCGTGCACGGCTACTACATCGAGATCACCCGGGCGCAGTCGGACAAGGCGCCGACTCACTACACGCGCCGGCAGACCACCAAGAACGCCGAACGCTACATCACCGAGGAACTGAAGGCGTTCGAGGACAAGGTGCTGTCAGCAAAGGAACGCTCGCTGATGCGCGAACGCGCGCTGTACGAGGCGCTGCTCGACACGCTCACCGAACGACTCGAACCGCTGAAAGCCGCCGCCGCCGCGATGGCCGAGCTGGACGTGCTGGGCACGCTGGCCGAGCGCGCCGAGGCGCTGGACTGGAGTGCGCCGGAACTCACCGACGAGCCCGGCATCCGCATCGAGCGCGGCCGCCATCCGGTGGTGGAGAAGGTGCGCGACGAGCCGTTCGAGCCGAACGACCTGATCCTCGACGACCATCGCCGCATGCTGGTGATCACCGGCCCGAACATGGGCGGCAAGAGCACCTACATGCGCCAGAACGCGCTGATCGTGCTGCTCGCCCACATCGGCAGCTACGTGCCGGCGAGCAGCGCGACGATCGGCCCGATCGACCGCATCTTCACCCGCATCGGCGCCGGCGACGACCTCTCGCGCGGCCAGTCCACCTTCATGGTGGAGATGAGCGAGACGGCGAACATCCTGCACAACGCCAGCGCCGACAGCCTGGTGCTGATGGACGAGGTCGGTCGCGGCACCAGCACCTATGACGGCCTCGCGCTGGCGCGCGCCGCCGCCGTGCACCTGGCGCGCCACAGCCGCGCCTACACGCTGTTCGCCACCCACTATTTCGAGCTGACCGAACTGGCCGGCGAATTCGCGTCGATCGCCAACGTGCATCTGGACGCTGTGGAGTTCCACGACCAGAAGCGAGGCGAGCAACTGGTGTTCATGCACGCGGTGAAGGAAGGCCCGGCCAACCGCAGCTTCGGCCTGCAGGTGGCCGCGCTGGCCGGTCTGCCGAAGTCGGTGATCGCCGATGCGAAGCGCACCCTGGCCGAACTCGAGCGCGGCATGCACCAGCACGCCAGCGCACCCGCGCCGGCCGGCGAACCTTCGCCGCAACTGGGCCTGTTCGCCCCGGCGCAGCCTTCCGCCGCCGAGCGCCTGCTGGAAGCGATCGACCCGGATGCGCTGACCCCGCGCGAAGCGCTGGAACTGCTGTACCGCCTGAAACGACCGGGCTGA
- a CDS encoding catalase, whose amino-acid sequence MSQNRKTLTTDAGAPVSDNQNSLTAGPRGPLLVQDVALFEKHAHFNRERIPERVVHAKASAAFGTLTITRDITKYTRARVFKPGTQTPMLARFSTVAGERGAADAERDVRGFALKFYTEEGNWDLVGNNTPVFFIRDPYKFPDFIHTQKRDPRTNMRNATAMWDYWSLSPESLHQVTTLMSDRGIPATLRHMHGFGSHTYGFWNEAGERHWVKFHFKTQQGIRNLSNAEAAKLIGEDRESHQRDLYESIERKDFPKWTLYVQLMPEADAEKTSYNPFDLTKVWPHKDYPLIEVGVMELNRNPGNYFAQVEQSSFSPANVVPGIGFSPDKVLQFRLFSYADAARYRLGANHDQLPVNQPRCPVHNYARDGSMRYGDNGGGSVNYEPNSFGGPVEDPSVKEPPLKISGDADRYDHRAGNDDYTQPGDLFRLMSDDQKQQLFDNIVAAMQGVPEEIIRRQLGHFAKADPAYAAGVAKALGLAI is encoded by the coding sequence ATGAGCCAGAACCGCAAGACGCTGACCACCGACGCCGGCGCCCCGGTGTCCGACAACCAGAACAGCCTCACCGCCGGCCCGCGCGGCCCGCTGCTGGTGCAGGATGTGGCGCTGTTCGAGAAGCACGCGCACTTCAACCGCGAGCGCATCCCCGAACGCGTGGTGCATGCCAAGGCCTCGGCCGCGTTCGGCACACTCACCATCACCCGCGACATCACGAAATACACCCGCGCCAGGGTGTTCAAGCCCGGTACGCAGACGCCGATGCTGGCACGCTTCTCCACCGTGGCCGGCGAACGCGGCGCAGCCGACGCCGAGCGCGACGTGCGCGGCTTCGCGCTGAAGTTCTACACGGAGGAAGGCAACTGGGACCTGGTCGGCAACAACACGCCGGTGTTCTTCATCCGCGACCCGTACAAGTTCCCCGACTTCATCCACACGCAGAAGCGCGACCCGCGCACGAACATGCGCAACGCCACCGCGATGTGGGACTACTGGTCGCTGTCGCCCGAATCGCTGCACCAGGTCACCACGCTGATGAGCGACCGCGGCATTCCCGCCACGCTGCGCCACATGCACGGCTTCGGCAGCCACACCTACGGCTTCTGGAACGAGGCCGGCGAGCGCCACTGGGTGAAGTTCCACTTCAAGACGCAGCAGGGCATCAGGAACCTCAGCAACGCGGAAGCGGCGAAGCTGATCGGCGAGGATCGCGAATCGCACCAGCGCGACCTGTACGAGTCGATCGAGCGCAAGGATTTCCCGAAGTGGACGCTATACGTGCAGCTGATGCCCGAGGCCGACGCGGAGAAAACTTCGTACAACCCGTTCGACCTGACCAAGGTCTGGCCGCACAAGGACTACCCGCTGATCGAGGTCGGCGTGATGGAGTTGAACCGCAACCCCGGCAATTACTTCGCCCAGGTCGAGCAGTCCAGCTTCTCGCCCGCGAACGTGGTGCCCGGCATCGGCTTCTCGCCGGACAAGGTGCTGCAGTTCCGTCTGTTCTCCTACGCCGACGCGGCACGCTACCGGCTCGGCGCGAACCACGACCAGCTGCCGGTGAACCAGCCGCGTTGCCCGGTGCACAACTACGCGCGCGACGGGTCGATGCGCTACGGCGACAACGGCGGCGGCAGCGTGAACTACGAGCCGAACTCGTTCGGCGGCCCGGTCGAGGACCCCTCGGTGAAGGAGCCGCCGCTGAAGATCTCCGGCGACGCCGACCGCTACGACCACCGCGCCGGCAACGACGACTACACCCAGCCCGGCGACCTGTTCCGTCTGATGAGTGACGATCAGAAGCAGCAGCTGTTCGACAACATCGTCGCGGCGATGCAAGGCGTGCCTGAGGAAATCATCCGCCGCCAGCTCGGCCATTTCGCCAAGGCCGACCCGGCCTACGCGGCGGGCGTGGCGAAGGCGCTGGGCCTGGCGATCTGA